A genomic stretch from Sphingobacterium sp. ML3W includes:
- a CDS encoding glycosyltransferase family 9 protein yields the protein MSLPQRIIVTRFSAMGDVAMVASVLKEFCQQYPMVEIIMVSRPFFSPFFDGIKNIKFHAIEPKTTHKGLFGLIRLKNELAQYGADAVADLHFNLRSRILDVLFSLSGIKVKQLDKGRAEKKALTRKEHKVKHQLKLTVERYADVFRALGFHFELSHKLASNLQDVPKTAFSMFGNFERKKIGIAAFAQHRYKILSLVKMGQVIDHLTHHGYDVLLFGGGKEEFQIAQNWTESFPNTYNTIGKFTLREELDIISNLDLMISMDSSGLHMASLMGIRCLSLWGATHPYAGFTGYGQQYEDCIQVEHPNRPSAVYGNKPCDCDGTEAIDLITAEMVIEKI from the coding sequence ATGTCTTTGCCGCAGCGAATCATAGTAACCCGGTTTTCGGCCATGGGCGATGTTGCCATGGTGGCTTCTGTGTTGAAAGAATTTTGTCAACAATATCCTATGGTAGAGATTATCATGGTCAGCCGTCCTTTTTTTTCACCATTCTTTGATGGCATAAAGAATATCAAGTTTCATGCAATTGAACCTAAAACAACCCATAAAGGCCTTTTTGGATTAATCAGATTAAAAAATGAGCTGGCTCAATATGGTGCAGATGCTGTAGCTGATCTACATTTCAATTTACGTTCACGCATATTGGATGTTTTATTTTCTCTTTCTGGAATAAAGGTCAAACAACTGGACAAAGGTCGTGCAGAAAAGAAAGCCCTGACGCGGAAAGAACATAAAGTTAAGCATCAATTGAAGCTAACTGTAGAGCGATATGCAGATGTATTCCGTGCTTTAGGTTTTCACTTCGAACTGAGTCACAAATTGGCTTCTAATTTGCAAGATGTCCCCAAAACGGCATTTAGCATGTTTGGCAATTTCGAACGAAAAAAAATTGGTATTGCGGCATTTGCGCAACACCGATATAAAATCCTTTCACTCGTAAAGATGGGACAGGTCATAGACCATCTGACACATCATGGATATGATGTATTGCTCTTTGGAGGAGGTAAGGAAGAGTTTCAAATCGCGCAAAACTGGACTGAAAGTTTTCCAAACACCTACAATACCATTGGAAAATTTACGTTGAGAGAAGAACTGGATATCATATCCAATCTGGATCTGATGATCAGCATGGATTCCTCTGGGTTGCACATGGCTTCTTTGATGGGAATACGATGCCTATCACTATGGGGCGCAACTCACCCATACGCGGGCTTTACGGGTTATGGGCAACAATATGAGGACTGTATCCAAGTGGAACATCCCAACCGTCCAAGCGCTGTCTACGGCAACAAACCTTGCGATTGCGATGGTACAGAAGCGATTGATTTAATTACAGCAGAAATGGTGATCGAAAAAATATAA
- a CDS encoding DUF4254 domain-containing protein produces the protein MISAIANPIFQRAIQDYHVYDQIDHPIQNPYDKQSLEHLLYLKCWIDTVQWHMEDVVRNPAIDPKDGLYWKRRIDESNQYRTDTVEYIDSYFLQKYQTIEALPSAKINTESPAWAIDRLSILALKIYHMEQETLRSDASEAHISACQQKLNILLEQRTDLSQSIDELLTAIESGEKYMKVYKQMKMYNDPELNPVLYTSGK, from the coding sequence ATGATTAGTGCAATAGCAAATCCCATTTTTCAACGTGCTATCCAGGATTACCACGTATACGATCAGATTGATCATCCAATCCAGAATCCGTATGACAAACAATCCCTAGAACATCTACTGTACCTAAAGTGCTGGATTGATACCGTACAATGGCACATGGAAGATGTTGTACGTAATCCTGCCATTGATCCCAAGGACGGTTTATACTGGAAGCGACGCATCGATGAGTCTAACCAGTATCGTACAGATACAGTAGAATATATAGACAGCTACTTTTTACAGAAATACCAAACTATCGAAGCATTGCCTTCAGCAAAAATCAATACGGAAAGTCCAGCTTGGGCCATTGATAGACTGTCCATTCTGGCGCTAAAGATTTATCATATGGAGCAGGAGACACTTCGTTCAGATGCTTCTGAAGCCCATATCTCTGCTTGTCAGCAAAAATTGAACATCTTGCTGGAACAACGTACAGATCTTTCACAAAGTATCGACGAATTGTTGACAGCGATTGAATCAGGTGAAAAATACATGAAGGTCTATAAACAGATGAAAATGTATAACGATCCTGAACTGAACCCTGTACTTTATACATCCGGAAAATAA
- a CDS encoding NADH-quinone oxidoreductase subunit N — MLAFSPYISSFIDQIIVSIPYFKPELTLIITFIGTIIASLFVDKYWDKASFTITIAGLLLSGCYLLGQGLSHVDMVGFFDMIHIDTFATSARMIILLSTLLIVIFIQQRHQHDRPLGDLYAVVLTATLGLNLLTMSSNWLMIFIAVETVSISSYIMVGYFSSNKVQSEAAMKYVLFGSICAAVMLYGLSLLYGFTGNLNFDAPSHIAGLMEAPKLMISIALLFLLTGIGFKLSFFPFHVWSPDVYQGAPTVITTYLATVPKIAVVVLLSKLLAAWLAVSFYFSDFLAYVIIIIAIATMLIGNLAALRQQDAKRMMAYSSIGHTGILLMAVLVYQNNESNVLLFYLSIYALMNIAVFIFIDSLEVSLGSTSIDSYKGLGKQSPLLFTSFSIVLIALIGLPPTAGFVGKLLIFSKVFEQYQNFQSFGLLALLIVGALTSVISLFYYFKIPLNAFLRDNLDHYSVKSNPLLLGIGLFCTIAVILLGLFPDVLLSIF; from the coding sequence ATGCTCGCATTCAGTCCATATATCAGTTCATTTATTGATCAAATTATCGTTAGTATTCCCTATTTCAAACCGGAATTAACGCTGATCATTACTTTTATAGGCACTATTATCGCGAGTCTTTTCGTAGATAAATACTGGGACAAAGCATCTTTTACGATTACAATAGCTGGATTATTGTTGAGTGGTTGTTATCTATTGGGACAAGGATTAAGCCATGTGGATATGGTTGGATTCTTCGACATGATCCATATTGATACATTCGCAACATCGGCACGCATGATCATCCTGCTGTCGACCCTACTGATTGTGATCTTTATTCAACAACGTCATCAGCATGATCGTCCTTTGGGCGATTTGTATGCTGTTGTATTGACCGCAACCTTGGGATTGAATCTCTTAACCATGTCGAGCAACTGGCTGATGATCTTCATCGCAGTAGAGACAGTATCGATCAGCTCTTACATTATGGTCGGTTATTTTTCATCCAATAAAGTACAGTCCGAAGCAGCGATGAAATATGTCCTCTTTGGATCTATATGTGCTGCCGTTATGCTCTATGGCCTATCGCTGCTTTACGGTTTCACGGGAAACTTAAATTTTGATGCGCCAAGTCATATTGCAGGTCTGATGGAGGCCCCTAAGCTCATGATCAGTATTGCCCTCCTGTTTTTATTGACCGGTATTGGTTTTAAACTGAGTTTTTTTCCGTTTCATGTTTGGAGCCCTGACGTTTATCAAGGGGCACCGACTGTGATTACCACGTACTTAGCGACTGTTCCTAAAATTGCCGTTGTCGTACTGCTATCCAAGTTACTTGCTGCCTGGCTTGCAGTATCCTTTTATTTCAGTGATTTCTTGGCTTATGTTATCATCATTATAGCTATTGCGACCATGTTGATTGGTAATCTGGCGGCCCTGCGTCAACAGGATGCCAAGCGCATGATGGCCTATTCTTCTATTGGCCACACGGGCATATTGTTGATGGCAGTACTGGTCTATCAAAACAATGAGTCAAACGTTTTGCTGTTCTATTTATCAATTTATGCATTGATGAATATTGCTGTTTTTATTTTTATCGACAGCTTAGAAGTCAGTCTAGGCAGCACTTCAATAGACTCCTATAAAGGATTAGGTAAACAATCACCTCTATTGTTCACCTCATTTTCGATCGTCTTAATCGCATTGATAGGTTTACCGCCTACTGCTGGATTTGTCGGAAAGCTACTCATATTTTCAAAAGTATTCGAGCAGTATCAGAACTTCCAATCCTTCGGTTTACTTGCTTTATTAATTGTAGGGGCACTAACATCCGTAATTTCACTTTTCTATTACTTTAAGATTCCGTTGAATGCCTTCTTAAGAGACAATCTAGACCATTATTCAGTCAAGTCCAATCCTTTACTCCTCGGTATTGGTCTATTTTGTACGATTGCAGTGATCTTACTTGGGTTATTCCCAGACGTCTTACTGTCTATATTTTAA
- a CDS encoding NADH-quinone oxidoreductase subunit M, translating to MPILSLLIFLPLLATAFILALPTRYKSSYKYIALAFTAVQFVLAGICYAKFDASQTGVQDLAGYQFVEQLPWIRLDLGSIGKLEIDYLIGIDGISMPLLLLSAFVMLMAIGASWNIQKSPKGYFALLMVLNMAVMGIFCALDFFLFYLFYEVMLLPLYFLIGIWGGARREYAAIKFFLYTLFGSVFMLLIIVGLYFSVINPETGAHTFNMIYMMNPQNYLGDSIFAWDGYQEILGISARLIGFVVLFFAFAIKVPIVPLHTWLPDAHVEAPTPVSIILAGILLKIGGYGIIRICYSIFPDMAALSNWWLGLIGVISIIYGALNALTQKDLKRMIAYSSVSHMGFVLLGIASLTAEGVSGAMFQMISHGFLSAALFFLVGVVYDRVHDRNIYSFRGLAQIMPKYTGYVAVAFFASLGLPGFSAFIGEAFVIIGSFNAASVGTGLPRWMALAGSIGILLSAAYLLWTLQRMFFGEIRLKGGESWANALTDVNSREQLILFPTLALALLLGIMPSLVFSNLNASVLNLVSFIQQFI from the coding sequence ATGCCTATTTTATCCTTACTGATATTTTTACCGCTTCTGGCGACGGCGTTTATCCTCGCCCTACCAACACGATATAAATCGAGTTACAAATATATTGCCTTAGCGTTTACAGCAGTGCAATTTGTACTTGCGGGTATATGCTATGCAAAATTTGACGCGAGCCAAACAGGCGTCCAAGACTTGGCAGGATACCAGTTCGTTGAACAACTTCCCTGGATTCGCCTGGATCTCGGCTCCATCGGAAAATTAGAGATCGATTACCTGATCGGGATAGACGGTATTTCAATGCCATTATTGCTATTGAGTGCTTTTGTGATGTTGATGGCGATCGGTGCTTCTTGGAATATACAGAAAAGCCCCAAAGGATATTTCGCCCTACTTATGGTCCTCAACATGGCTGTAATGGGTATTTTCTGTGCTTTGGATTTCTTCCTGTTCTATTTATTCTATGAGGTCATGCTCTTGCCGCTCTACTTCCTGATTGGTATCTGGGGCGGGGCACGCCGTGAATATGCTGCCATAAAATTCTTTCTCTATACGCTCTTTGGTTCGGTATTTATGCTATTGATCATTGTAGGCTTATATTTTTCGGTTATCAACCCCGAAACTGGGGCACATACCTTCAATATGATCTACATGATGAATCCACAGAATTATTTAGGGGACTCAATCTTCGCTTGGGATGGTTATCAGGAAATATTGGGTATTTCGGCCAGATTAATTGGTTTTGTGGTGCTTTTTTTCGCTTTTGCAATCAAAGTACCCATTGTACCATTACACACCTGGCTACCTGACGCACACGTCGAGGCCCCCACACCGGTATCCATTATTTTAGCAGGTATCCTGTTGAAAATCGGTGGCTATGGTATTATCCGTATCTGCTATAGCATTTTCCCGGACATGGCCGCCCTGTCCAATTGGTGGCTTGGTCTGATCGGCGTCATCTCCATTATCTATGGGGCATTAAACGCCTTAACTCAAAAAGATTTAAAACGGATGATCGCCTATTCATCGGTCTCCCACATGGGCTTTGTATTGCTTGGTATAGCCTCATTGACAGCCGAAGGGGTTTCTGGCGCTATGTTCCAGATGATCTCCCACGGTTTTCTATCCGCGGCACTTTTCTTTCTTGTTGGCGTTGTTTATGACCGTGTTCATGATCGAAACATCTACAGCTTCAGAGGACTGGCGCAAATTATGCCCAAGTATACCGGTTATGTTGCTGTTGCTTTCTTTGCTTCATTGGGACTTCCTGGGTTCTCCGCATTTATCGGTGAAGCATTTGTTATCATCGGTTCGTTCAACGCCGCCAGTGTAGGTACAGGCCTTCCACGCTGGATGGCCTTAGCAGGTTCAATTGGTATTCTCTTGAGTGCAGCTTATTTGCTATGGACACTTCAACGGATGTTTTTTGGAGAGATCAGACTCAAAGGTGGCGAATCTTGGGCCAATGCATTGACCGATGTCAACAGCCGCGAACAGCTGATTCTATTTCCTACCTTGGCACTTGCCCTTTTACTGGGTATTATGCCATCCTTGGTATTTAGCAATCTAAATGCAAGTGTATTGAATCTCGTCAGCTTTATCCAACAATTTATTTAA
- a CDS encoding NADH-quinone oxidoreductase subunit L, producing the protein MDQLAHISPIYTALFTVVAPFIAFLYQAIAGKRDQSGIISLIGIIFSFIFGGLTWLAIWNNPIVSAQINWFTIGASTFKVGILLNNLNVLMLFLVPTVALPVHIYSRAYMKGDSGIHRYWMYLSLFCFAMLGLVVMDSLLLMYIFWELVGFASYLLIGFWFTRETAVQANKKAFIVNRIGDLGFLIGLAIIFTQFKTLNLVDLFGEGGLIYQSTTASGQWVSPVNSMDQIWLTIAGLAFFLAAMAKSAQFPLHVWLPDAMEGPTSVSSLIHAATMVAAGVFLLATVFPLFNENALLFIAIIGTITAASAAYFALGQYDIKRILAFSTISQLGFMMVGIGIGTWDAALFHLVTHAFFKCLLFLSAGAIIHEMAHLKTHSHLDFDPQDLRNMGGLKKYMPKTFILMSVASLALAGFPLTSGYLSKDSIIISSFEWALSKGDLYLIIPISLITVSILTAFYIGRLIFKAFFGDFRMLAQVKDKLHGTALHEAPNTMLIPMFILGICCLFPLFSLNPVSYHDSWLMDGLLLDEYTFAPSHSAHLIIPLILLIGSVISWAIGWKWYVQNKYPLNASSFALKASFNQGYINELYQWIFVSGTLKLAQFCYWFDRFVVDALIAFVQFIVLSLSQLSVWIDKYIVDGFVNAVASVAYWTGNQVRLVQNGKLQTTLYSVFLFVLLGLIYLIFF; encoded by the coding sequence TTGGATCAACTTGCCCACATATCACCCATATACACGGCACTTTTTACAGTCGTTGCGCCATTTATTGCATTTCTATATCAGGCAATAGCAGGCAAGCGCGATCAGTCAGGGATTATCTCCTTGATCGGCATTATCTTTAGTTTTATATTTGGCGGACTTACCTGGTTAGCAATCTGGAATAATCCTATCGTGTCTGCCCAAATAAACTGGTTTACCATCGGTGCATCTACTTTTAAAGTAGGCATTCTATTGAACAATCTGAACGTGCTCATGCTGTTTCTGGTTCCAACAGTTGCCCTTCCTGTGCATATCTATTCGAGAGCGTATATGAAAGGGGATTCGGGAATCCATCGCTATTGGATGTATCTTAGTCTCTTCTGTTTTGCTATGTTGGGGCTAGTCGTTATGGATAGCCTGTTGCTCATGTATATCTTTTGGGAATTGGTAGGATTTGCCTCTTATCTGCTTATTGGTTTCTGGTTCACACGCGAAACGGCTGTACAGGCCAATAAGAAAGCATTTATAGTAAACCGCATCGGAGACCTCGGTTTTCTGATCGGACTAGCCATTATATTTACACAGTTCAAAACCCTCAATCTGGTCGATCTTTTTGGCGAAGGAGGACTCATCTATCAATCCACGACCGCAAGTGGACAATGGGTTTCTCCGGTCAACAGCATGGATCAAATTTGGTTAACGATAGCCGGGCTCGCATTTTTCCTTGCGGCAATGGCCAAGTCAGCTCAATTTCCTTTACATGTATGGTTACCTGATGCGATGGAAGGACCAACATCAGTATCTTCACTCATCCATGCTGCCACTATGGTCGCGGCGGGTGTGTTTTTACTCGCTACAGTATTTCCGTTATTCAACGAAAACGCATTGTTGTTTATTGCTATCATAGGTACGATTACAGCGGCATCCGCTGCCTACTTTGCATTAGGTCAATACGATATTAAACGTATCCTAGCCTTTTCGACTATTTCACAATTGGGTTTTATGATGGTGGGAATTGGGATAGGAACATGGGATGCCGCACTATTCCATTTGGTCACACACGCCTTCTTTAAATGTCTCTTGTTCCTTTCCGCCGGAGCCATTATCCATGAGATGGCGCACCTCAAAACACACAGCCATCTTGATTTCGACCCACAAGACCTAAGGAACATGGGGGGACTGAAAAAATATATGCCGAAAACTTTTATCCTGATGAGCGTAGCATCACTGGCACTAGCTGGGTTTCCACTAACATCAGGTTATCTTTCCAAAGATAGTATTATCATATCTTCCTTTGAATGGGCTTTGTCAAAAGGCGACTTATACCTCATTATCCCAATAAGTCTTATTACAGTCAGTATTCTGACCGCGTTTTACATTGGTCGCTTAATCTTTAAAGCATTTTTCGGTGATTTCCGAATGCTCGCACAAGTCAAGGACAAATTGCATGGAACAGCCCTGCATGAAGCACCAAACACCATGTTGATCCCTATGTTTATATTGGGTATCTGCTGTCTATTCCCGCTATTTTCTCTTAATCCAGTATCCTATCATGACTCCTGGTTGATGGATGGTCTATTATTGGATGAATATACGTTTGCTCCAAGCCATAGCGCCCACTTGATTATTCCATTAATCTTATTGATCGGTTCGGTCATCAGTTGGGCAATCGGTTGGAAATGGTATGTACAAAACAAATATCCACTCAATGCATCTAGCTTTGCACTGAAAGCGTCGTTCAATCAAGGTTATATCAATGAATTATACCAATGGATATTTGTTAGTGGCACACTAAAACTGGCTCAGTTCTGTTATTGGTTTGATCGTTTTGTTGTAGATGCCCTAATCGCTTTTGTTCAGTTTATCGTCTTATCGCTCTCTCAGTTGAGTGTGTGGATAGACAAATATATTGTAGACGGCTTTGTCAATGCTGTTGCTTCTGTAGCTTACTGGACTGGTAACCAAGTTCGCTTGGTACAGAACGGCAAATTACAGACGACATTGTATTCCGTTTTCCTATTCGTTTTACTTGGTTTAATTTATCTTATATTTTTTTAG
- the nuoK gene encoding NADH-quinone oxidoreductase subunit NuoK: MITLTHFLVVSACIFCIGLYTVLSKRNAIMILVGIELMINAAILNFVAFGKYDKVSYGGQIFALFAIVLAAAAVAVGLALVLNVYRHYKTINPDEINELKDK; this comes from the coding sequence ATGATTACATTAACGCATTTTTTGGTTGTCAGTGCTTGCATCTTCTGTATCGGACTTTATACCGTTCTTTCCAAGAGAAATGCCATTATGATTTTGGTAGGCATCGAATTGATGATTAATGCGGCTATTCTAAACTTTGTAGCTTTCGGTAAATATGATAAGGTCAGTTATGGTGGGCAGATTTTCGCCCTATTTGCTATTGTTCTTGCTGCTGCTGCTGTCGCGGTTGGCTTAGCATTGGTTTTAAATGTCTATAGACACTATAAAACAATCAATCCGGATGAAATCAATGAATTAAAAGATAAGTAA
- a CDS encoding NADH-quinone oxidoreductase subunit J: protein METTLFYAFATLAIGSALLLVNLKNIARALFLFFIVLFAMAGLYLFALADFVAITQIMVYVGGVLILMLFAFMLSNKELLKDLQDSSGSFLSMPRWQAVILAVGFLVLMIFGIAEWHQSIPTWIQQAKENNTEIIPTDNNIQQIGLRFMTFYVLPFEVISVFLMMALIGASHLSRKERNR from the coding sequence ATGGAAACTACTTTATTTTATGCATTTGCCACTCTGGCAATCGGATCTGCCCTTTTACTGGTAAACCTTAAAAATATAGCCCGCGCCCTATTTCTATTTTTCATTGTACTCTTTGCTATGGCTGGCCTATATCTATTTGCGTTGGCAGATTTTGTAGCCATTACACAAATCATGGTTTATGTAGGTGGTGTACTGATCCTCATGCTATTTGCCTTTATGCTTTCCAACAAAGAACTATTGAAAGATCTTCAAGACAGCAGTGGCTCATTTCTGAGCATGCCCAGGTGGCAAGCAGTGATATTGGCTGTAGGTTTTCTAGTACTCATGATCTTTGGTATTGCAGAATGGCATCAGTCCATTCCTACTTGGATCCAACAAGCCAAAGAAAATAATACTGAGATTATTCCAACAGATAATAATATCCAACAGATTGGATTACGGTTTATGACCTTTTATGTGTTACCCTTTGAAGTCATATCGGTCTTTTTGATGATGGCCCTGATTGGGGCATCACATTTATCCAGAAAGGAGCGCAACAGATGA
- a CDS encoding NADH-quinone oxidoreductase subunit I, translating into MIFKTASHAFRTAIKGLSLTVKHLFGARRSRQELNIKNDNYFDRQEGIVTVQYPAEKMPIPEVARYQLQVDIDDCIVCDLCAKACPVDCIEIEAIKSPEAIGKTSDGSVKRLYPAKFNIDMAKCMYCGLCTVVCPTECIVMTNEYDRSSQKLTDLIYGFSDMTDEQVAQRKAEWTQFQAEKEAAKQK; encoded by the coding sequence ATGATATTTAAGACGGCTTCCCACGCATTTCGTACGGCAATCAAAGGACTATCTTTGACTGTCAAGCACTTGTTTGGCGCTCGACGTTCGCGTCAGGAATTAAATATCAAAAACGACAACTACTTCGACCGTCAGGAGGGTATTGTCACGGTACAATATCCTGCCGAAAAAATGCCAATCCCCGAAGTCGCTCGTTATCAATTGCAAGTGGATATTGATGATTGCATCGTTTGTGACCTTTGTGCCAAAGCATGTCCCGTAGATTGTATTGAAATTGAGGCGATCAAATCACCGGAAGCGATTGGAAAGACTTCAGACGGCAGCGTCAAACGCTTATATCCTGCCAAGTTCAATATTGATATGGCCAAATGTATGTATTGTGGACTATGTACCGTTGTCTGCCCTACCGAATGCATTGTCATGACCAATGAATACGATCGTAGCTCGCAAAAATTAACTGATCTGATCTACGGATTTTCAGATATGACCGACGAACAAGTTGCGCAACGAAAAGCAGAATGGACACAATTTCAAGCTGAAAAGGAGGCAGCAAAGCAAAAATAA
- the nuoH gene encoding NADH-quinone oxidoreductase subunit NuoH, protein MLDTILHILVPIAIFTFIAAFTLFAVYAERKIAGFVQDRLGPMETGKYGSLQTIADILKLLQKELITPSLADKILFRIAPIIIFVAVFTGFAVIPWAKDFIPANTHTGLFFIMAIISIDALGILMAGWGSNNKYSLLGSMRAIAQMVSYEIPVGLSLITVVMLTQTLNLNEIATGQGILTNGSIKFLGFWEVNEIGGFFAWNIFQAPHLIVTYIIFFIATLAECNRAPFDIPEAESELVGGFHTEYGGIQFAFIFLAEYAMMFLVSMLGVVLFLGGWNTPLPNIGAIRLADWTTGLAWGIFWTLAKSLFIVGIQMWIRWTLPRLRADQLMSLCWKVLTPLAFICMAISAIWRILIIA, encoded by the coding sequence TTGTTAGATACAATACTACATATCTTGGTTCCCATTGCTATTTTTACCTTTATAGCAGCATTTACCTTATTTGCAGTATATGCCGAACGTAAGATTGCCGGGTTTGTCCAAGATCGTCTCGGACCAATGGAAACCGGAAAATATGGTAGTCTCCAGACCATAGCCGATATCCTTAAATTGCTTCAAAAGGAATTAATCACCCCTTCTTTAGCCGATAAAATTCTCTTTAGAATTGCCCCAATTATTATTTTCGTAGCAGTCTTTACAGGGTTTGCAGTTATTCCTTGGGCCAAAGATTTTATCCCGGCCAATACACACACGGGATTATTCTTTATCATGGCTATTATCTCCATTGATGCATTGGGGATCCTGATGGCTGGTTGGGGATCGAACAACAAATATTCACTGCTTGGATCCATGCGTGCAATTGCCCAAATGGTATCTTATGAAATACCTGTCGGGCTCTCACTGATCACGGTAGTAATGTTAACACAGACCTTAAACCTCAATGAAATTGCTACTGGTCAAGGTATTCTGACTAACGGAAGCATCAAGTTTTTAGGTTTTTGGGAAGTCAATGAGATTGGTGGATTCTTCGCTTGGAATATTTTCCAAGCCCCACATTTAATTGTGACCTACATCATATTTTTTATCGCAACACTTGCCGAATGTAACCGAGCTCCCTTTGATATTCCAGAAGCGGAATCCGAATTGGTTGGTGGTTTTCATACGGAATATGGAGGGATACAATTTGCCTTTATTTTCCTTGCTGAGTATGCCATGATGTTTTTGGTCTCAATGTTGGGCGTAGTCCTGTTCCTAGGTGGCTGGAATACACCGCTTCCAAATATTGGCGCAATACGATTAGCAGATTGGACAACAGGCCTAGCCTGGGGAATCTTTTGGACCTTGGCCAAATCATTATTCATTGTGGGGATACAAATGTGGATTCGGTGGACCCTCCCCCGTTTGCGTGCAGATCAATTGATGAGCTTATGTTGGAAGGTATTGACCCCCTTAGCTTTTATTTGCATGGCTATTTCCGCCATTTGGAGAATTTTAATTATAGCATAA
- a CDS encoding citrate synthase, whose product MSDKASINLDGTSYDLPVIVGTENEKAVDISKLRDLSGFITLDPGYKNTGATKSAITFLDGETGILRYRGYPIEQLAEKSTFLEVAYLLIYGELPKKEVLEKFRADIKKQMMIHEDMKNFFAGFPSKSHPMGQLSCLVGALSAFYPESLNPNLTEEEEDQTIINLLAKMPTIVSWIQKKSLGHPVVYPKNNLGYIDNFLNMLFGEVNDEKTFDPVVIDAMHKLLILHADHEQNCSTSTVRIVGSSNANLYASVASGINALWGPLHGGANQAVIEMLEAIKNDGGDAEKYLAKAKDKNDPFRLMGFGHRVYKNFDPRAKIIKKACDDILEKLGVQDPVLDIAKKLEAAALNDQYFIDRKLYPNVDFYSGIIYRALGFKADMFTVLFALGRLPGWIAQWKEMRENKEPIGRPRQVYVGHTERNYVEFSNR is encoded by the coding sequence ATGTCAGATAAAGCATCTATAAATTTAGACGGTACTTCTTATGACCTTCCGGTTATTGTCGGTACTGAAAATGAAAAAGCAGTTGATATTTCAAAATTAAGAGATCTAAGCGGATTTATTACGTTAGACCCAGGATACAAAAATACGGGTGCAACAAAAAGTGCGATTACTTTCCTTGACGGTGAAACAGGTATATTGAGATATAGAGGATATCCAATTGAGCAATTGGCTGAGAAATCTACGTTCTTAGAAGTTGCTTATTTGTTGATCTACGGAGAGCTTCCGAAAAAAGAGGTATTGGAAAAATTCAGAGCTGACATTAAAAAGCAAATGATGATCCACGAAGATATGAAGAATTTCTTCGCTGGATTCCCATCCAAATCTCACCCAATGGGCCAACTTTCTTGTTTAGTGGGCGCATTATCTGCATTTTACCCTGAATCTTTAAATCCAAACTTAACTGAAGAAGAAGAAGATCAAACGATCATCAATCTTTTGGCTAAAATGCCTACTATCGTTTCGTGGATTCAAAAGAAATCTTTAGGTCATCCAGTCGTTTACCCTAAAAACAACTTGGGTTACATTGACAACTTCTTGAATATGCTATTCGGCGAAGTTAATGACGAAAAAACATTCGATCCTGTTGTCATCGATGCTATGCACAAATTGCTTATTTTACATGCTGACCACGAACAAAACTGTTCGACATCAACAGTTCGTATCGTAGGCTCATCCAATGCTAACCTTTATGCTTCTGTTGCCTCAGGTATCAATGCACTATGGGGTCCTTTACATGGTGGTGCCAATCAAGCAGTAATCGAAATGTTGGAAGCTATCAAAAATGATGGTGGAGATGCAGAAAAATACCTTGCAAAAGCAAAAGATAAAAATGATCCATTCCGTTTAATGGGATTCGGTCACCGTGTATACAAAAACTTCGATCCACGTGCTAAAATCATCAAAAAAGCATGTGACGATATTTTAGAAAAATTGGGTGTTCAAGACCCAGTATTGGATATTGCTAAGAAACTAGAAGCAGCAGCATTGAATGATCAATACTTTATCGACAGAAAACTTTATCCAAACGTCGATTTCTATTCAGGTATCATTTATCGTGCTTTAGGATTTAAAGCGGATATGTTTACTGTATTATTTGCTTTGGGCCGTCTTCCGGGATGGATCGCACAATGGAAAGAAATGCGTGAAAACAAAGAGCCTATCGGCCGTCCAAGACAAGTATATGTTGGACATACAGAACGTAATTACGTTGAGTTCTCAAATCGTTAA